In a single window of the Danio aesculapii chromosome 20, fDanAes4.1, whole genome shotgun sequence genome:
- the LOC130248003 gene encoding cholesterol 24-hydroxylase, with product MISEWVLYTIFFLLSAVFTAFFAYCLYVYHIHQKYDHIPGPPRDNFLLGHSPSLTKALYSDDSLIYDLFLQWAEKYGPVYRINTLHYITIVVYCPEATKTIMMSPKYTKDPFVYRRMFNLFGKRFLGYGLITAVDHDIWYRQRRIMDPAFSSSYLRSLISTFDEMSERLMDKLEEMANSKTPAVMHDLVNCVTLDVICKVAFGVDLNFLTQKESPFQNAVELCLKGMTYDVRDPLFRVFPQNWKLIQQIRDATELLRKTGEKWIQNRKTAVKNGEDVPKDILTQILKAVEEENANSTEDFEQMLDNFVTFFMAGQETTANQLSFAIMELGRNPEIYKRAKAEVDEVLGTKRDISNEDLGKLTYLSQVLKETLRLYPTAPGTNRWLHEDMVINGIKIPGGCSVMFNSFVSQRLEKYFTDPLKFDPERFDVNAPKPYYTYYPFALGPRTCIGQVFSQMEAKVVLAKLLQRFEFSLVPGQSFDIKDTGTLRPKSGVICNIKQCS from the exons ATGATCTCAGAATGGGtcttatatacaatttttttcctGCTCTCTGCTGTTTTTACTGCATTCTTTGCATATTGTTTGTACGTTTATCATATTCAtcagaaatatgatcatataccTGGACCTCCAAGAGACAA TTTTCTGCTTGGACATTCACCATCTCTAACTAAAGCACTTTATTCTGATGACAGCCTTATATATGACTTATTTCTTCAATG GGCAGAAAAATATGGCCCTGTTTACAGGATTAACACTTTGCATTATATCACAATAGTGGTTTACTGTCCTGAGGCTACAAAG acAATCATGATGTCACCTAAGTATACCAAAGATCCATTTGTCTACAGACGCATGTTTAACTTGTTTGGGAAAAG GTTCTTGGGATATGGGCTCATTACAGCTGTGGACCATGACATCTGGTACAGACAGCGTCGCATCATGGATCCAGCCTTCAGCAGCTC ATACTTACGAAGCTTGATAAGCACATTTGATGAGATGTCAGAACGCCTGATGGACAAGCTGGAGGAAATGGCCAACAGCAAAACACCTGCCGTCATGCACGACCTGGTCAACTGTGTTACACTTGATGTCATTTGCAAG GTGGCATTTGGTGTTGATTTAAACTTCTTGACTCAAAAAGAAAGTCCCTTCCAGAATGCAGTAGAGCTGTGTTTAAAGGGCATGACCTATGATGTCAGGGACCCATTATTTAGG GTTTTTCCCCAAAATTGGAAGCTTATTCAGCAAATTAGAGATGCAACTGAACTCTTGCGTAAAACGGGagagaaatggatacaaaacAGGAAGACAGCAGTGAAAAATGGAGAGGATGTCCCCAAAGACATTCTCACACAAATCCTCAAAGCAGTAG AGGAGGAAAATGCTAATAGCACAGAAGATTTTGAGCAGATGTTGGACAATTTTGTGACTTTTTTCATGGCTG GCCAAgagacaacagccaatcagctctCATTTGCAATCATGGAACTGGGGAGAAATCCAGAGATATATAAACG AGCTAAAGCAGAGGTGGATGAAGTCCTCGGGACCAAAAGAGACATTTCAAATGAAGACCTTGGAAAATTGACTTACTTGTCTCAG GTGTTAAAGGAAACCCTGCGTCTGTACCCCACTGCTCCAGGAACCAATCGCTGGCTTCATGAGGACATGGTGATAAATGGCATTAAAATCCCTGGAGGCTGTTCTGTTATG TTCAATTCTTTTGTTTCCCAAAGACTGGAAAAGTATTTCACAGATCCGCTGAAGTTTGATCCAGAGAGGTTTGATGTGAATGCACCAAA GCCTTATTACACCTACTACCCATTTGCACTTGGTCCACGAACCTGTATTGGGCAGGTCTTCTCACAG ATGGAGGCAAAAGTTGTACTTGCCAAACTGCTTCAGAGATTTGAGTTCAGTCTGGTCCCTGGACAGTCTTTCGACATTAAAGACACCGGAACTCTACGGCCCAAGAGCGGAGTGATCTGCAACATTAAGCAGTGCTCATAG